In Phacochoerus africanus isolate WHEZ1 chromosome 16, ROS_Pafr_v1, whole genome shotgun sequence, one genomic interval encodes:
- the NEUROD6 gene encoding neurogenic differentiation factor 6: MLTLPFDESVVMPESQMCRKFSRECEDQKQIKKPESFSKQIVLRGKSIKRAPGEETEKEEEEEDREEEDENGLPRRRGLRKKKTTKLRLERVKFRRQEANARERNRMHGLNDALDNLRKVVPCYSKTQKLSKIETLRLAKNYIWALSEILRIGKRPDLLTFVQNLCKGLSQPTTNLVAGCLQLNARSFLMGQGGEAAHHTRSPYSTFYPPYHSPELTTPPGHGTLDNSKSMKPYNYCSAYESFYESTSPECASPQFEGPLSPPPINYNGIFSLKQEETLDYGKNYNYGMHYCAVPPRGPLGQGAMFRLPTDSHFPYDLHLRSQSLTMQDELNAVFHN; the protein is encoded by the coding sequence ATGTTAACACTACCGTTTGATGAGTCTGTTGTAATGCCAGAATCCCAGATGTGCAGAAAGTTTTCTAGAGAATGCGAGGACCAGAAGCAAATTAAGAAACCCGAAAGCTTTTCCAAACAGATTGTCCTTCGAGGAAAGAGCATCAAAAGGGCCCCTGGAGAAGAGactgagaaagaagaggaggaggaagacagggaagaagaagatgaaaatgGGTTGCCCAGAAGGAGGggccttaggaaaaaaaagacgACCAAGCTCCGACTAGAGAGGGTCAAGTTCAGAAGACAGGAAGCGAACGCGCGGGAGAGGAACAGGATGCACGGCCTCAACGATGCTCTGGACAATTTACGAAAAGTGGTCCCCTGTTATTCTAAAACCCAAAAACTGTCCAAGATAGAAACTTTACGACTGGCCAAAAACTACATCTGGGCACTTTCTGAAATTTTGAGAATCGGCAAGAGACCTGATCTGCTCACGTTCGTCCAAAACTTATGCAAAGGTCTTTCCCAGCCAACTACAAACTTGGTGGCAGGCTGCTTGCAGCTCAATGCCAGGAGTTTCCTGATGGGTCAGGGTGGGGAGGCTGCGCACCACACAAGGTCACCCTACTCTACCTTCTACCCGCCCTACCACAGCCCTGAGCTCACCACTCCCCCAGGGCATGGAACTCTTGATAATTCCAAGTCCATGAAACCCTACAATTATTGCAGTGCATATGAATCCTTCTATGAAAGCACTTCCCCCGAGTGTGCCAGCCCTCAGTTTGAAGGTCCCTTAAGTCCTCCCCCAATTAACTATAATGGGATATTTTCCCTGAAGCAAGAAGAAACCTTGGACTATGGCAAAAATTACAATTACGGCATGCATTACTGTGCAGTGCCACCCAGGGGTCCCCTTGGGCAGGGTGCCATGTTCAGGTTGCCCACCGACAGCCACTTCCCTTACGACTTACATCTGCGCAGCCAATCTCTCACTATGCAAGATGAATTAAATGCAGTTTTTCATAattaa